CGTACTCGCCGGAGATCTGGTACGCCGCCACCGGGACGTCCACCGTCGCGGCCACGTCGGCGAGCACGTCCAGGTACGACATCGCCGGCTTCACCATCACCAGGTCGGCGCCCTCGGCGACGTCCAACGCCACCTCGCGGGCGGACTCCCGCCGGTTGGCCGGGTTCTGCTGGTAGGTGCGCCGGTCACCCTGCAGCGCGGAGTCCACCGCCTCGCGGAAGGGGCCGTAGAACGCGGATGCGTACTTCGCGGCGTAGGCGAACACGCCGGTGTCGGTGTGCCCGGCGCCGTCCAGGGCGTCGCGGCAGGCGGCGACCTGGCCGTCCATCATCCCGGAGGTGCCGATCAGGTCCGCCCCCGCCTCCGCCTGGGCGACGGCCATCTCGCGGTAGCGCAGCAGCGTGGCGTCGTTGTCGACCTCGCCGTGCTCGTCCAGCACGCCGCAGTGGCCGTGGTCGGTGAACTCGTCCAGGCACAGGTCCGCCATCAGCACGGTGTCCTTCCCGACCTCGGCCCGCAGGTCGGACAGCGCCAGGTTCAGGATCCCGTCCGGCTGCGTCGCGGCGGTGCCGATCGGATCACGCTCGGCCGGGATGCCGAAGAGCATCAGCCCGCCGACCCCGGCGGCGACGGCCTCCGCGGCCGCCACCTTCAGCGACTCCCGGGTGTGCTGCAGTACGCCGGGCATCGACTGCAGCGGGACCGGTGCGGTCAGCGATTCCTTGACGAACATCGGCAGCACCAGATCGGCGGGATGCAGCCGGGTCTCGGCGACCAGTCGGCGCAGCGGCGCGGTCCGGCGCAGCCGGCGCGGGCGGTGGGTGGGGTAGCTCATGACGTCCCTTCCTCTGGGGCAGGTGTGGCAGCAGGTGTGGCGGCGGCGACGGCGGCGAGCGCGTCCACCAGGCCCTGTTCGGTGGGATCGGCGGCGGTGAAGGTCAGCGCGAGGCCGGCCTCGCGGACCGCGGCCGCCGTGCTCGCCCCGATCGCACCGATCACCGTGCCGGCGGCGACCGGCAGGCCGGCCAGCGCGGCCACGGTACTCGGCGAGGTGAGCAGCACCGCCTCGAAGGCGCCGTCGGCCAGGTCCTCGGCGATCGACGACGGCGGCGGCAGCGGGACCGTCCGGTAGGCCGGCACGCCCTGTACCTGGAACCCTCTGGCGCGCAACGCGACCGCGAGGGTGTCGGAGGCGATCGCGGACTGCGGCAGCAGCACCCGCGGGTGCTCGCCGGGCGCCGGCCAGATGGCCGCCAGGGTGGCCGCCGAACCACCGGACTCGGGCATCAGGTCGACGGCGATCCCCGCCGCCCGGACGGCCCGGGCGGTGGCCGGACCGACCACGGCGACCCGGGTGTCCGCCGGGACCGCCGGGTGCAGGGCCAGGGCGGATGCCCGGTCCAGTACCGCATCGACCGCGTTCACCGAGGTGAAGGCCACCCAGTCCACCCCGCCACGGGCCAGGTCGACCACGGCGGCGTCAAGCGCGCCGGTGTCGGCCGGTGGCTCGAACGCCAGCAGCGGGATCGCCTGCGCCGTCGCACCTTCCGCTCCCAGCAGGCCGATCAGCCGGGAGCTGCGGGAGGACGGTCGGGGCAGCAGCACCCGCCAGCCGGCGAGCCGGTTCACCGTTCCCGTGCCGCCGTCAGGGCGGTGGCCGCGCCGTCGGCGAGCAACTGCTCGGCAAGACGCCGGCCGATCCGCGCGGCATCGCCGGCGTCCCCGGAGACGGTGCCGTGGAAGCGGTGTCGGGCCTCGGTGTCCATGACGACGCCGTGCAGGGTGAGCGACGGGCCGGCCACCACCGCGCGGGCGCCGACCGGTGCGCTGCAGCCCGCCTCCAGGTGGGAGAGCAGGTTCCGCTCGGCCGTGACCTCGGCGCGGCTCGCCGGGTCGTCGACGGCCGCGAGGGCGGAGGCGAACCAGGCCGACTGCCGGTCCTCGAGCCGGCACTCGACGGCGAGCGCACCCTGGGCCGGCGCGGGCAGCATCACCTCGGACAGGTCGTCGGTGATCTCGTCCACCCGGCCGATCCGGCGCAGGCCGGCCGCGGCCAGCACGACCGCGTCCAGGTCGCCGGAGTGCACGCGTCCCACCCGGGTGTCGATGTTGCCGCGCAGCGGCCTGATGTCCAGATCCGGCCGGGCGTGGCGGATCTGGGCCGCCCGTCGCGGCGATCCGGTGCCGACGGTGGCGCCGGCCGGCAGCCCGGCGAAGGTCAGTCCGTCGCGGGCCACCAGTGCATCGGCCGGGCTCTCCCGCGGCGGCACGGCACCGAGGGCGATCCCGGCGGCCGGGGCGGTCGGCAGGTCCTTGAGCGAGTGCACGACCAGGTCCACCTCGCCGGCCAGCAGCGCGTCGCGGACCGCGGAGACGAACACCCCGGTGCCGCCGATGCCGGTCAGCGGCGCCATGTTCACGTCGCCCTCGGTGCGGATGGTGACCAGCTCCGCCGGCACCCCGATGAGCGCGGACAACTGCTCGCCGATCATCCCGGACTGCGCGAGCGCCAGGGCGCTGCCCCGGGTCCCGATCCGCAAAGCGGAGGGCAGGCGGGCGGCCGTCATACCGGCAGCCTGCCGGGGATGCCGGAGCGGATCAGTTGCTCCGCCGACACGTCGGTGTCCTCCCAGTCGCGGGCCGAGTCCTGGCCCGCTGTGGTCGGTTTCGCCCCGCGCAGGTTGACACAGCAACCGGTGGCGCAGAAGTCGGGACGCTGGGGGAGTGACACCGGTCCGATGGTCAGGTCCGGGCGGCGGCCCTGCAGCCGTTCGGCGACGAGCGCGGCCAGGCCGGCGACGAACCGCCGGTCCGTGCCCGGGGTCGCCACCCGCTCGAACCACACCCCGGCGGCCTCGGCGGCGTCCCGGGCCTCGTGGTCCAGGTCCCACACCACCTCGACGTGGTCGGAGACGAAACCGATCGGCACCACGACGGCGGCGCTGTACCCGCGGGCACCCATGCCTTCGATGACGTCGCAGATGTCGGGCTCGAGCCACGGCATCGACGGCGGGCCGGAGCGGGACTGGTAGACCAGCTGCCAGGCCGGGGTCGCCCCGCAGCGGCCGGCGACCGCGGCGGCCACCGCGGCGCAGGCGGCCATGTGCTGGGTCACGTAGGCGCCGCCGGGAACGTGGTCGCCGAGGCAGGCGGCACCGGAGCTGTCCGCCATCGCGTCGGGGATCGAGTGTGTGGTGAACAGGATCTCGATCTGGGAGATGTCGAAGTCGTCGTCGAGCGCATGCTGCACGGCGGCGGCGGTGCCGTCGGCGAACGGGTCGATGAAGCCGGCGGTGTCGAAGTACGGTCGGATCTTGTCGATCACCACCTCGCCCACCAGACCGGTGCTCAGCAGGGCGCCGCCGAAGTCCTCCCGGTACTGCCGGCACGAGGAGTACGACGAGTACGCGGACGTCGCCACCCCGAGCAGCCGGCGCCGGCCGTCCCGGGCGGCGTCGGCCACCACGTCGGAGATGTAGGGCTCCCAGTTGCGGTTGCCCCAGATCACCGGGAGGTCGAGACCCCGGTGCCGGAGAGCCTTCTCCAGCGCGGCCCGGAGCGCCCGGTTCTGGTCGTTGATCGGGGAGACGCCGCCCAGGGCCTGGTAGTGGTGCGAGACCTCCACCAGCCGTTCCTCCGGGATCCCACGACCGCGGGTGACGTTGCGCAGGAACGGCATCACGTCGTCCGGCCCCTCGGGCCCGCCGAACCCGGCCAGCAGCACGGCGTCGTAGCCGCCGGCGGTCATGCCAGGACCTCCACCGCACCCGCCTCGTCGACGCGGCGGCCCGAGTAGAACGGGACCTCCTCGCGGACGTGCAGCCGGGCCCGGGAGGCACGCAGGTGCCGCATCAGGTCGACGGTGTCGTGCAGCTCGTCGGCCTCCAGGCAGAGCAGCCACTCGTAGTCGCCGAGGGCGAAGGCGGCGACGGTGTTGGACAGCACCTGGTTGTACTCGCGGCCCATCATGCCGTGCTCGACGAGCATGGTCCGGCGCTCCTCGTCGGGCAGCAGGTACCACTCGTACGACCGGACGAACGGGTAGACGGTGGCCCAGTTCTTGGCGCCGGCCCCGGCCAGGAAGGCCGGCACGTGCCCCTTGTTGAACTCGGCCGGCCGGTGC
This region of Nakamurella alba genomic DNA includes:
- a CDS encoding ferrochelatase — its product is MTAGGYDAVLLAGFGGPEGPDDVMPFLRNVTRGRGIPEERLVEVSHHYQALGGVSPINDQNRALRAALEKALRHRGLDLPVIWGNRNWEPYISDVVADAARDGRRRLLGVATSAYSSYSSCRQYREDFGGALLSTGLVGEVVIDKIRPYFDTAGFIDPFADGTAAAVQHALDDDFDISQIEILFTTHSIPDAMADSSGAACLGDHVPGGAYVTQHMAACAAVAAAVAGRCGATPAWQLVYQSRSGPPSMPWLEPDICDVIEGMGARGYSAAVVVPIGFVSDHVEVVWDLDHEARDAAEAAGVWFERVATPGTDRRFVAGLAALVAERLQGRRPDLTIGPVSLPQRPDFCATGCCVNLRGAKPTTAGQDSARDWEDTDVSAEQLIRSGIPGRLPV
- the hemB gene encoding porphobilinogen synthase, yielding MSYPTHRPRRLRRTAPLRRLVAETRLHPADLVLPMFVKESLTAPVPLQSMPGVLQHTRESLKVAAAEAVAAGVGGLMLFGIPAERDPIGTAATQPDGILNLALSDLRAEVGKDTVLMADLCLDEFTDHGHCGVLDEHGEVDNDATLLRYREMAVAQAEAGADLIGTSGMMDGQVAACRDALDGAGHTDTGVFAYAAKYASAFYGPFREAVDSALQGDRRTYQQNPANRRESAREVALDVAEGADLVMVKPAMSYLDVLADVAATVDVPVAAYQISGEYAMISAAAANGWIDRDRAIAESLLSIKRAGAQIVLTYWATEVAAKLAAGQEI
- the hemC gene encoding hydroxymethylbilane synthase, with product MTAARLPSALRIGTRGSALALAQSGMIGEQLSALIGVPAELVTIRTEGDVNMAPLTGIGGTGVFVSAVRDALLAGEVDLVVHSLKDLPTAPAAGIALGAVPPRESPADALVARDGLTFAGLPAGATVGTGSPRRAAQIRHARPDLDIRPLRGNIDTRVGRVHSGDLDAVVLAAAGLRRIGRVDEITDDLSEVMLPAPAQGALAVECRLEDRQSAWFASALAAVDDPASRAEVTAERNLLSHLEAGCSAPVGARAVVAGPSLTLHGVVMDTEARHRFHGTVSGDAGDAARIGRRLAEQLLADGAATALTAARER
- a CDS encoding uroporphyrinogen-III synthase, with the translated sequence MNRLAGWRVLLPRPSSRSSRLIGLLGAEGATAQAIPLLAFEPPADTGALDAAVVDLARGGVDWVAFTSVNAVDAVLDRASALALHPAVPADTRVAVVGPATARAVRAAGIAVDLMPESGGSAATLAAIWPAPGEHPRVLLPQSAIASDTLAVALRARGFQVQGVPAYRTVPLPPPSSIAEDLADGAFEAVLLTSPSTVAALAGLPVAAGTVIGAIGASTAAAVREAGLALTFTAADPTEQGLVDALAAVAAATPAATPAPEEGTS
- the hemQ gene encoding hydrogen peroxide-dependent heme synthase; amino-acid sequence: MTSDTGAAAGTGSRPERTRPTAREINAGIRYTAFTVLRRTSGLPTSAEAALDELTALVARLAEQDDVQIRGFYDVSALRSDADLMVWWHAPTAEALQHATRALRRTAIGAATEQTWSAVGLHRPAEFNKGHVPAFLAGAGAKNWATVYPFVRSYEWYLLPDEERRTMLVEHGMMGREYNQVLSNTVAAFALGDYEWLLCLEADELHDTVDLMRHLRASRARLHVREEVPFYSGRRVDEAGAVEVLA